In Paenibacillus sp. 1781tsa1, one DNA window encodes the following:
- the pgsA gene encoding CDP-diacylglycerol--glycerol-3-phosphate 3-phosphatidyltransferase, with protein sequence MNLPNRITLARICLIPFLMVFLLVDFPFYPEPLQLGSFSLPYNQLIAAVIFIIAASTDGIDGYLARKNNMVTNLGKLLDPLADKLLVTAVLISLVEMGKLDSWIAVVIISREFAVTGLRQIALLDGSVVAASAWGKLKTVVQIVAIVLLLLNNFPFSYTGIHVDIIAVWAAALITIWSGIDYFIKNKNLLHLTKA encoded by the coding sequence GTGAATTTACCCAACCGGATTACGCTTGCACGAATTTGCTTAATCCCTTTTTTAATGGTGTTCCTGCTCGTGGATTTTCCATTTTATCCAGAGCCGTTGCAGCTTGGAAGCTTTTCGCTTCCATATAATCAACTGATTGCTGCTGTTATTTTTATCATCGCCGCAAGCACAGATGGAATTGACGGATACCTTGCGCGAAAAAATAACATGGTTACCAATCTGGGAAAACTGCTCGATCCACTCGCAGACAAGCTGTTGGTTACAGCAGTTCTGATCTCGCTTGTGGAGATGGGCAAGCTGGATTCCTGGATTGCAGTGGTTATTATTAGTCGTGAATTTGCAGTTACCGGCTTGCGCCAAATCGCATTGCTGGATGGTTCGGTTGTTGCTGCCAGTGCTTGGGGCAAGCTGAAGACGGTAGTGCAGATTGTAGCGATTGTGTTGCTGCTGTTGAACAATTTCCCGTTCTCATACACGGGTATTCACGTCGATATTATCGCGGTATGGGCAGCAGCGCTTATTACCATCTGGTCGGGTATCGATTACTTTATCAAAAACAAAAACCTGCTTCATTTAACAAAAGCATAA
- a CDS encoding competence/damage-inducible protein A gives MKAEIIAVGTELLLGQIVNTNARYLSRELAAMGIDVYFQTVVGDNLNRLSEAIRIAQGRADVILFSGGIGPTQDDLTKDALAAVLNRKLHTDRMAMDKIESFFRDRNVDMTENNRRQAIVIDGGTPLANETGLAAGNAISDNDKHYIVMPGPPKELIPMFEQEVKPWLFQHVLTEEMPIYSRMLKFAGIGESALEDRLLDLIDAQTDPTIAPYASEGEVTVRVSTKAASEGEAKLKLDAMEVQIRERLTEHLYANEDVPIEYTIVTMMSDMGLTLSAAESCTGGLVMQSLTSVPGSASMLKGGIVCYSNEIKEKLLNVPHDYLEGEDAPGAVSPEVAKVLAEQIRMIGDADFGLAVTGVAGPGYSERKPPGLVFIALAERGKETEIHELRINGNRETVRIRSAKAILYRLWQKLVAMD, from the coding sequence ATGAAGGCAGAAATCATTGCAGTTGGCACAGAGCTACTGCTTGGACAAATCGTCAATACCAATGCCAGATACCTATCCCGTGAATTGGCTGCGATGGGGATCGATGTATATTTCCAAACGGTGGTTGGGGATAACCTGAACCGACTTAGTGAAGCTATTCGCATTGCGCAGGGCCGTGCAGACGTTATTTTATTTTCCGGTGGCATCGGACCTACTCAAGATGATCTGACCAAGGATGCGCTCGCAGCTGTTCTTAACCGAAAACTGCATACAGATCGAATGGCGATGGACAAAATCGAAAGCTTTTTCAGAGATCGTAATGTGGACATGACAGAGAATAACCGACGTCAGGCGATCGTCATTGATGGTGGTACACCTCTGGCCAATGAAACGGGCCTTGCGGCAGGAAATGCGATTTCTGATAATGATAAACATTATATTGTGATGCCTGGACCACCTAAAGAGCTGATTCCAATGTTTGAACAGGAAGTCAAGCCTTGGCTGTTCCAGCATGTGCTAACAGAAGAAATGCCGATCTATTCCCGAATGCTCAAATTCGCTGGTATTGGTGAATCTGCTCTGGAAGATCGACTGCTGGATCTGATTGACGCGCAGACAGACCCTACGATTGCTCCTTACGCTAGCGAAGGCGAAGTTACGGTGCGTGTCTCTACTAAGGCTGCGAGTGAGGGAGAGGCGAAGCTGAAGCTGGATGCGATGGAGGTTCAGATTCGGGAGCGTTTGACAGAACATCTCTACGCGAACGAGGATGTGCCTATAGAGTATACGATAGTAACCATGATGTCTGACATGGGGCTGACGCTTAGCGCTGCTGAGAGCTGTACAGGAGGGCTTGTCATGCAAAGTCTGACCTCTGTACCGGGAAGTGCCTCCATGCTCAAAGGTGGAATTGTTTGTTACTCCAATGAAATTAAGGAAAAGCTGCTGAATGTGCCTCATGATTATCTGGAAGGTGAAGATGCACCTGGTGCAGTAAGTCCTGAGGTTGCAAAAGTGCTTGCTGAGCAGATTCGCATGATTGGCGATGCTGATTTTGGCTTGGCTGTTACCGGTGTAGCTGGACCCGGATATTCGGAACGCAAGCCACCCGGACTTGTCTTCATCGCTCTTGCTGAACGTGGAAAAGAGACGGAAATTCATGAGCTGCGTATTAATGGCAATCGCGAGACTGTTCGCATTCGTTCAGCCAAAGCGATTCTCTATCGCTTATGGCAAAAACTTGTGGCGATGGATTGA
- the recA gene encoding recombinase RecA, whose translation MSDRRAALDMALRQIEKQFGKGSIMKLGESTHMNVEIIPSGSLALDIALGTGGLPKGRIVEIYGPESSGKTTVALHAIAEVQRVGGQAAFIDAEHALDPQYASKLGVNIDELLLSQPDTGEQGLEIAEALVRSGAVDIVVIDSVAALVPKAEIEGEMGDSHVGLQARLMSQALRKLSGAISKSKTIAIFINQLREKVGVMFGNPETTPGGRALKFYSTVRLDVRRIESIKSGNDMIGNRTRIKVVKNKVAPPFKQAEVDIMYGEGISREGSIIDIGTELDIVNKSGAWYSYEGERLGQGRENAKQFMKEHKDIAEIIEQKIRVASNLTTAVPAPTSEEQQKEAEEEQELFEINE comes from the coding sequence TTGTCAGACCGTCGTGCCGCGCTTGATATGGCGCTCCGTCAAATAGAGAAGCAATTTGGTAAAGGATCCATCATGAAACTGGGTGAGTCCACTCATATGAATGTGGAAATTATTCCCAGCGGTTCCTTGGCTTTGGATATTGCATTAGGAACAGGCGGCTTGCCTAAAGGCCGTATTGTTGAAATATATGGACCTGAATCTTCAGGTAAAACAACTGTCGCATTGCATGCGATTGCTGAAGTACAACGTGTTGGTGGACAAGCAGCATTTATCGATGCCGAGCATGCTCTTGATCCTCAATACGCAAGCAAATTGGGCGTTAACATTGACGAATTGCTTCTATCTCAGCCAGATACGGGTGAGCAAGGGCTGGAAATTGCAGAAGCTCTTGTACGCAGTGGTGCAGTAGATATCGTCGTTATTGACTCTGTAGCTGCATTGGTTCCAAAAGCAGAGATTGAAGGCGAAATGGGTGATTCACACGTTGGTTTGCAAGCGCGTTTGATGTCTCAGGCGTTGCGTAAATTGTCTGGTGCAATCAGCAAATCCAAAACAATCGCAATCTTCATTAACCAGCTTCGTGAGAAAGTCGGCGTTATGTTTGGTAACCCGGAAACAACACCTGGTGGTCGTGCTCTGAAGTTTTATTCTACAGTACGTCTGGATGTGCGTCGTATTGAGAGTATCAAATCAGGTAATGACATGATTGGTAACCGTACTCGTATTAAAGTTGTGAAAAACAAAGTGGCACCTCCGTTTAAACAAGCGGAAGTGGATATCATGTATGGCGAGGGTATTTCAAGAGAAGGCAGTATCATTGACATTGGTACAGAGCTGGACATCGTTAATAAAAGTGGTGCATGGTACTCCTACGAAGGCGAGCGTTTAGGACAAGGTCGTGAGAACGCGAAGCAGTTCATGAAAGAGCATAAAGACATTGCTGAAATCATTGAACAAAAAATTCGGGTAGCTAGTAACTTGACTACCGCAGTTCCTGCGCCAACTAGTGAAGAGCAACAAAAAGAAGCAGAAGAAGAACAAGAATTGTTTGAAATCAACGAGTAA
- a CDS encoding regulatory protein RecX yields MDQHDEDLYEEAEQDGLSQFPDNEELIITRVERTKHRQARYRITFGIHSITVLEDVMIKYRMTQGNTFMKKDLEEIIVADERQRTYAQSLRFLEHKPRTRHELSQKLRQKEFAAPLIEETLDRLERENLVDDDLFAKEWTRQRMEGKRKGKLWIRQELRQKGIANDLIAEALEGVSTDAEFETAMSAGRKKWNQVKGDVKEKKNKTLPFLMRRGFSMDMVRRVVNCLIEEDEAGDPEDDEALLWD; encoded by the coding sequence ATGGATCAACATGACGAGGATTTATATGAAGAAGCAGAACAGGACGGCCTATCCCAATTTCCGGACAACGAAGAGCTTATTATAACACGTGTAGAACGAACGAAACACAGGCAAGCTCGTTATCGTATCACTTTTGGTATCCACTCCATTACAGTTCTTGAAGATGTGATGATTAAATACAGGATGACTCAAGGCAATACGTTTATGAAGAAGGATCTGGAAGAAATCATTGTAGCTGACGAGCGACAACGGACGTATGCACAGTCTCTGCGTTTCTTGGAGCATAAGCCGCGTACACGTCATGAATTAAGTCAGAAACTTCGTCAGAAAGAATTTGCTGCACCTTTAATTGAAGAGACGCTGGATCGACTTGAGCGCGAGAATTTGGTGGATGATGACCTATTTGCGAAGGAATGGACAAGACAGCGTATGGAGGGCAAGCGGAAGGGAAAACTGTGGATAAGGCAAGAGCTTCGTCAAAAGGGCATTGCCAATGATCTCATTGCTGAAGCACTGGAAGGTGTCAGTACGGATGCGGAATTTGAGACTGCTATGAGTGCCGGACGAAAAAAATGGAATCAGGTCAAAGGGGACGTCAAAGAGAAGAAAAATAAAACGCTTCCCTTCTTAATGAGACGTGGTTTTTCAATGGATATGGTACGCCGGGTCGTGAATTGTTTAATTGAAGAAGATGAGGCTGGGGACCCTGAAGATGACGAAGCGTTGTTATGGGATTAG
- the rny gene encoding ribonuclease Y codes for MNPAITIALVVAALIIGFGVGYFIRKSLAEAKISSAEQAAVQIVENAKKEAEALKKETVLEAKDEIHRIRAEAEKDTRERRNEIQRQERRLLQKEESLDKKLESLERKEEQVANKEKRIDETQQQIEMIYKNQVTELERISNLTMEDARSIILSNVEQEVRHETAQMIKDIEQQAKEEADKKSREIITLAIQRCAADHVAETTVSVVTLPNEEMKGRIIGREGRNIRALETLTGIDLIIDDTPEAVILSGFDPIRREIARTALEKLVADGRIHPARIEEMVEKSRKEVDERIREYGEQATFEVGVHGLHPDLIKILGRLKFRTSYGQNVLKHSMEVAYLAGLMAGELGEDVTLARRAGLLHDIGKALDHEVEGSHVEIGVELAKKYKEHPVVINSIASHHGDCEATSVIAMLVGAADALSAARPGARRETLETYIKRLEKLEEISESFEGVEKSYAIQAGREVRVMVQPEKIDDAEAFRLARDITKMIENELDYPGHIKVTVIRETRAVEYAK; via the coding sequence ATGAATCCTGCAATCACGATCGCTCTCGTTGTGGCCGCGCTAATCATTGGGTTCGGAGTAGGATATTTTATTCGCAAATCTCTTGCAGAGGCTAAAATCTCTAGTGCGGAACAAGCTGCCGTACAAATCGTGGAGAACGCGAAGAAAGAGGCAGAGGCACTGAAGAAAGAAACGGTGCTGGAAGCGAAGGATGAAATCCATCGCATTCGTGCTGAAGCTGAAAAAGACACTCGTGAACGTCGGAATGAAATTCAACGACAAGAAAGACGATTGTTGCAAAAAGAAGAGTCGCTGGATAAAAAATTGGAATCACTCGAACGTAAAGAAGAGCAAGTGGCTAACAAAGAGAAACGAATTGATGAGACTCAGCAGCAGATCGAAATGATTTACAAAAACCAGGTGACAGAGTTGGAACGTATATCCAACCTCACCATGGAAGACGCACGCAGTATCATACTGTCCAACGTAGAACAGGAAGTTCGTCATGAGACGGCTCAAATGATCAAGGACATTGAACAACAAGCGAAGGAAGAAGCGGACAAAAAGTCCCGCGAGATTATTACACTCGCCATCCAACGTTGTGCGGCTGACCACGTAGCGGAAACAACGGTATCTGTTGTTACCCTGCCAAATGAAGAAATGAAAGGCCGGATTATCGGTCGTGAAGGACGTAACATCCGTGCGCTTGAAACCCTTACAGGGATTGACCTCATTATCGATGATACGCCAGAAGCTGTTATTCTGTCGGGCTTTGACCCGATTCGCCGTGAGATTGCCCGTACTGCCCTTGAGAAACTGGTGGCTGACGGACGTATTCACCCGGCACGGATTGAAGAGATGGTTGAGAAATCCCGCAAAGAAGTGGATGAGCGCATCCGTGAATACGGTGAGCAAGCTACCTTTGAAGTGGGCGTGCATGGTCTGCATCCGGATCTGATCAAAATTTTGGGCCGGTTGAAGTTCCGTACAAGTTACGGTCAGAACGTCTTGAAACATTCGATGGAAGTCGCTTATCTGGCTGGATTGATGGCTGGCGAACTCGGAGAAGACGTAACTCTGGCAAGACGTGCAGGTCTATTGCATGACATCGGTAAAGCGCTGGATCACGAAGTGGAAGGATCACACGTCGAAATTGGCGTGGAGCTGGCGAAGAAATACAAAGAACATCCGGTTGTAATCAACAGTATCGCGTCCCATCACGGAGATTGCGAAGCGACTTCGGTCATTGCCATGTTGGTTGGTGCAGCAGATGCGCTCTCCGCAGCAAGACCAGGCGCACGCCGCGAAACGCTGGAAACGTATATCAAACGACTGGAGAAGCTGGAAGAGATTTCAGAATCCTTCGAAGGTGTTGAGAAATCATACGCCATTCAGGCCGGACGCGAAGTTCGTGTTATGGTACAGCCTGAGAAGATCGATGATGCTGAAGCCTTCCGCCTCGCCCGTGACATCACGAAGATGATTGAGAATGAACTCGACTATCCGGGTCACATCAAAGTCACCGTCATCCGGGAAACCCGTGCGGTTGAATACGCAAAATAG
- a CDS encoding TIGR00282 family metallophosphoesterase yields the protein MKVLFIGDIVGNVGRKALKENLPYLKSKYKPHVVIVNGENAAAGRGITGAIANEFFNWGVHGITLGNHTWDNKDIFDFIDDEPRMIRPANFPPGTPGRGYTVVKGEGKELAIVNLQGRTFLPALDCPFRVADEIVDELRQDYKCILVDMHAEATSEKIAMGWHLDGRASLVVGTHTHVQSNDDRILPGGTAYLTDAGMVGPRDGILGMEREAVLRKFYTQLPVRFVVDDGKWHFHGVFVEIDEATGAATRIEKIRLMEDEWRME from the coding sequence ATGAAAGTTTTGTTTATAGGTGACATCGTAGGCAATGTGGGACGTAAGGCATTAAAGGAAAATCTACCGTACCTGAAATCGAAGTATAAACCACATGTGGTGATTGTGAATGGTGAAAATGCAGCAGCAGGTCGCGGCATTACCGGTGCAATCGCAAATGAGTTTTTCAACTGGGGTGTACATGGTATTACACTTGGCAATCATACCTGGGACAATAAGGATATTTTTGATTTTATAGATGATGAGCCTCGCATGATTCGTCCAGCGAACTTTCCACCAGGCACACCAGGACGAGGATACACGGTTGTCAAAGGCGAAGGGAAAGAATTGGCCATTGTCAATCTGCAAGGAAGAACGTTCCTGCCTGCTCTGGATTGCCCATTCCGTGTAGCTGATGAGATTGTTGATGAGCTGCGTCAGGACTATAAATGTATTCTGGTCGATATGCATGCTGAAGCGACGTCAGAGAAAATTGCCATGGGATGGCATCTGGATGGACGTGCGTCTCTCGTTGTAGGTACACATACGCATGTACAGAGTAACGATGATCGGATTCTGCCTGGAGGAACGGCATACTTGACGGATGCGGGCATGGTAGGGCCGCGTGACGGCATATTGGGCATGGAGCGTGAGGCCGTGCTGCGCAAGTTCTACACCCAGCTCCCGGTACGTTTCGTTGTGGATGATGGCAAATGGCATTTCCATGGTGTGTTTGTTGAAATTGATGAAGCTACAGGTGCGGCAACACGCATCGAAAAAATTCGTCTGATGGAAGACGAGTGGCGCATGGAATAG
- a CDS encoding stage V sporulation protein S produces MDVLKVSAKSNPNSVAGALAGVLRERGNAELQAIGAGALNQAIKAVAIARGFVAPSGVDLICIPAFTDIVIDGEDRTAIKLIVEPR; encoded by the coding sequence ATGGATGTATTAAAAGTTTCAGCAAAGTCCAATCCTAATTCTGTAGCCGGCGCTCTTGCAGGGGTTCTTCGTGAACGTGGAAATGCTGAACTGCAGGCAATTGGAGCGGGAGCACTGAACCAAGCCATTAAAGCGGTAGCGATAGCCCGGGGATTTGTAGCACCAAGCGGAGTTGACCTGATTTGTATTCCAGCTTTTACAGACATTGTGATCGACGGCGAGGACCGAACGGCCATTAAGCTGATTGTGGAGCCCAGATAA
- a CDS encoding dipeptidase, with amino-acid sequence MSDWRVADFHCDALSKILMQPALSFEDAPELDVNLQRLKEGKVGLQAFAIYLPEVLGGGKFEHVMGQLEIYRRRVERNQERPGGTQTLLWREQVAQVGQTEDPWGLITLEGVDGLEGNLFYLELCYQMGVRIIGLTWNYANWAADGVMEKRGAGLTEKGKELVRQCNEIGMLLDVSHLTEKGFWELADLSKRPFIASHSNSYSVCPHVRNLKDDQIQAIIAREGRIGLTFVPWFVKQEGEVFIEDLLPHIEQICSQGGQNHLMMGSDFDGISTYIQRLEHSGHYPRLTEILLKHYDEHLVRGWLWGNAMSYLGEHLPESNPKMQMKGNSMK; translated from the coding sequence ATGTCTGATTGGCGTGTAGCTGATTTTCACTGTGATGCACTGAGCAAAATTTTGATGCAGCCTGCTCTTTCTTTTGAAGATGCTCCAGAACTGGATGTGAATTTGCAACGCTTGAAAGAGGGGAAAGTAGGGTTGCAGGCGTTCGCCATCTATTTACCCGAAGTACTTGGCGGAGGCAAGTTTGAACATGTGATGGGGCAGTTAGAGATTTATCGTAGACGTGTAGAGAGAAATCAGGAGCGGCCTGGCGGCACACAGACGTTGTTATGGCGTGAACAGGTGGCTCAGGTGGGGCAAACAGAGGATCCGTGGGGATTAATCACACTGGAGGGTGTAGATGGTCTGGAGGGCAACCTGTTCTATCTGGAGTTATGTTATCAGATGGGCGTTCGAATCATTGGATTAACGTGGAATTATGCCAATTGGGCGGCTGACGGAGTCATGGAGAAGCGTGGGGCAGGTCTGACCGAGAAAGGGAAAGAACTGGTGCGCCAGTGTAATGAAATCGGAATGCTGCTCGATGTGTCGCATCTGACAGAGAAAGGGTTCTGGGAACTGGCTGACTTGAGTAAGCGTCCTTTTATTGCCTCCCACTCCAACAGCTATAGCGTATGCCCCCACGTGCGTAATCTGAAAGATGATCAGATCCAGGCCATCATTGCCCGGGAAGGGCGGATCGGACTGACGTTTGTGCCCTGGTTTGTTAAACAGGAGGGGGAAGTGTTTATCGAAGACCTGCTGCCTCATATCGAGCAGATCTGTTCTCAGGGCGGACAGAACCATCTGATGATGGGGTCGGATTTTGATGGAATCTCAACGTATATTCAGAGACTTGAACACTCAGGGCATTATCCAAGACTGACGGAAATCCTGCTCAAACATTATGATGAACATTTAGTGCGCGGCTGGTTGTGGGGGAATGCGATGAGTTATCTGGGGGAACACTTGCCAGAGAGCAATCCGAAGATGCAGATGAAGGGGAATTCCATGAAATAG
- the pduL gene encoding phosphate propanoyltransferase: protein MSKTVPVGVSARHIHVSQEHVEILFGKGYELTEFKPLSQPGQYAANETVAVIGSKGQFDKVRILGPVRPETQLEISMTDSFAIGVKAPVRESGSIEGTPGITIKGPAGEVTIDKGVIVAARHIHFHTSDAAKWGIEDKQMLKVRLGGDRGLVLENVLARVSDSFALDMHIDTDEANAAGARNGDTAEIID, encoded by the coding sequence ATGAGTAAAACAGTACCTGTGGGCGTATCTGCCCGTCACATTCATGTATCCCAAGAGCACGTTGAAATTTTGTTTGGCAAAGGTTATGAACTGACTGAATTTAAACCTCTGTCCCAGCCTGGCCAATACGCTGCTAACGAAACAGTAGCGGTAATTGGTTCGAAAGGACAGTTTGATAAAGTGCGTATCCTCGGACCTGTTCGCCCTGAAACACAACTGGAGATCTCCATGACAGATTCATTTGCGATTGGTGTTAAAGCACCTGTACGTGAATCTGGAAGCATTGAAGGTACACCAGGAATCACGATTAAAGGTCCTGCTGGCGAAGTAACAATCGATAAAGGTGTTATTGTTGCTGCTCGTCACATTCACTTCCATACTTCGGATGCTGCTAAATGGGGTATCGAGGACAAACAAATGCTAAAAGTTCGCCTCGGCGGAGATCGCGGTCTGGTACTGGAAAATGTACTGGCTCGTGTATCCGATTCTTTCGCACTGGACATGCATATTGATACAGATGAAGCTAACGCTGCTGGCGCTCGTAATGGCGACACTGCTGAAATCATCGATTAA
- the miaB gene encoding tRNA (N6-isopentenyl adenosine(37)-C2)-methylthiotransferase MiaB yields the protein MAKDSKKDYSQYFDFSDAKVISQDEFSKKIRIRGREINIKSEPNHRQEKQRGKEDVQVLYENAVPDELKNIGKGKHYIVYTYGCQMNEHDSETIKGLLESMGYQATEDRKEADIILLNTCAIRENAEDKVFGELGHLKTLKLERPGLLLGVCGCMSQEEGVVNRIMQKHGFVDMIFGTHNVHRLPHLIQEALFSKEMVVEVWSKEGDIIENLPKKREGMRGWVNIMYGCDKFCTYCIVPFTRGKERSRRPEDVIAEVRDLARQGFKEITLLGQNVNAYGKDFTDLNYSFGDLMDAIRQIDIPRVRFTTSHPRDFDDRLIEVLAKGGNLVEHIHLPVQSGSSEVLKRMSRKYSREHYLKLADKIKKAIPNVVLTTDIIVGFPGETEEQFEDTLSLVREVGYDFAYTFIYSPREGTPAAVMEDNVPMEVKKERLKRLNETINVYSHRSNEEQRGKVVEVLVEGESKRNSEVLAGRTRSNKLVHFEGPKELIGTFVQVEITDPMTFYIRGNLLSEPVAANQ from the coding sequence ATGGCTAAAGACTCAAAAAAGGATTACTCCCAATATTTTGATTTCTCCGATGCCAAAGTAATTTCGCAAGATGAATTCAGCAAAAAGATAAGAATCCGGGGCCGTGAGATTAACATCAAATCGGAACCTAATCATCGTCAGGAGAAACAGCGGGGCAAGGAAGACGTCCAGGTGTTATACGAAAATGCCGTTCCCGATGAACTGAAAAACATAGGGAAAGGCAAACACTATATTGTATATACGTATGGATGTCAGATGAACGAGCATGATTCGGAGACCATCAAAGGACTCCTTGAGTCTATGGGATATCAGGCTACAGAGGATCGCAAAGAAGCTGATATTATCCTGCTCAATACATGTGCCATACGAGAAAATGCGGAAGATAAAGTATTTGGTGAGCTTGGTCACCTGAAAACGCTAAAACTTGAACGTCCGGGATTGTTACTTGGCGTATGCGGGTGTATGTCCCAAGAGGAAGGCGTCGTCAACCGAATCATGCAGAAGCATGGCTTTGTGGATATGATCTTTGGTACACATAATGTGCATCGACTGCCACATCTAATCCAGGAAGCGTTGTTCAGCAAAGAAATGGTTGTTGAGGTGTGGTCCAAGGAAGGCGACATTATTGAGAACCTGCCGAAGAAACGTGAGGGTATGCGCGGCTGGGTGAACATTATGTATGGCTGCGACAAGTTCTGTACATATTGCATCGTTCCGTTTACACGGGGCAAAGAACGCAGCCGTCGTCCTGAAGATGTCATTGCCGAAGTTAGGGATTTGGCTCGACAAGGCTTTAAGGAGATCACGCTGCTTGGTCAAAATGTGAATGCGTACGGCAAGGACTTCACTGACCTGAATTACAGCTTTGGTGACTTGATGGATGCCATTCGCCAAATTGATATTCCGCGAGTACGGTTTACAACCAGTCATCCACGTGACTTCGATGACCGTTTGATTGAAGTGCTGGCCAAGGGCGGAAATCTGGTAGAGCACATTCATCTACCGGTGCAATCTGGCAGTTCGGAAGTACTCAAACGTATGAGCCGCAAGTATAGCCGGGAACACTATTTGAAACTGGCTGACAAAATTAAGAAGGCCATCCCGAATGTTGTGTTGACAACGGATATTATTGTTGGTTTTCCGGGTGAAACGGAAGAACAGTTTGAAGATACACTTTCCCTTGTCCGTGAAGTAGGGTATGATTTTGCCTATACCTTTATTTATTCCCCACGGGAAGGTACACCGGCTGCGGTGATGGAAGACAACGTACCGATGGAAGTGAAGAAGGAACGTTTGAAGCGCTTGAACGAAACGATCAACGTATATAGCCATCGAAGCAATGAAGAACAACGTGGCAAAGTTGTTGAAGTGCTCGTTGAAGGTGAGAGCAAGCGGAATTCCGAAGTTCTGGCAGGACGTACGCGCAGCAACAAGCTGGTGCATTTTGAAGGACCAAAAGAGTTGATCGGTACTTTCGTACAAGTTGAAATCACCGATCCGATGACTTTTTATATTCGGGGCAACCTGCTCTCTGAGCCGGTAGCTGCCAATCAGTAA
- a CDS encoding RicAFT regulatory complex protein RicA family protein, which translates to MAQEEVQYNHYGMPTYDTRNLVIRDDIMGKAKELADMLGTSEEVRQFQQAETKIRDHERIQQLIATIKKKQKEIVAFESFKNVEMVSKIEQEIEDLQSELDSIPLVTEFQQSQSDINYLLQLVISVIRDTVSEKVNVEAGTDSPPTSCG; encoded by the coding sequence GTGGCGCAGGAAGAAGTGCAGTACAACCATTATGGAATGCCAACCTACGATACGCGCAATCTGGTCATACGCGACGACATTATGGGAAAAGCCAAAGAGTTGGCTGATATGCTCGGAACGAGTGAGGAAGTTAGACAGTTTCAACAGGCTGAAACCAAAATTCGTGATCATGAGCGCATCCAGCAGTTGATTGCAACGATCAAGAAGAAACAAAAAGAAATCGTTGCCTTTGAGAGCTTCAAAAATGTGGAGATGGTCAGCAAAATTGAACAGGAAATTGAAGATCTGCAAAGTGAACTGGATAGTATTCCATTGGTTACGGAATTCCAGCAGAGCCAGAGCGACATCAACTACTTGCTTCAACTCGTGATCTCGGTAATCCGGGATACGGTTTCTGAAAAAGTAAACGTGGAGGCTGGAACGGATTCACCTCCGACCAGTTGCGGTTAA
- a CDS encoding PaaI family thioesterase, with the protein MSILDKMVEDGAGRFWGFLGCRYIKGDGKEVQIALTAGEHHTNSMGIIHGGVLTSLMDQAMGMVATAAMEVDGCVTTNLNVHFLAPMRQGELTVTATVLHQAGRSVTTQSEVRDASGTLGCMATATFRIARPRT; encoded by the coding sequence ATGAGCATTTTGGACAAAATGGTAGAAGACGGAGCCGGACGATTCTGGGGATTTCTCGGATGTCGATATATTAAAGGAGATGGCAAAGAAGTACAGATCGCGTTGACAGCAGGCGAACATCATACCAACTCCATGGGGATTATACATGGGGGTGTACTGACTTCACTGATGGACCAAGCGATGGGGATGGTTGCAACAGCAGCAATGGAAGTAGATGGCTGTGTGACAACGAATCTGAACGTACATTTTCTCGCACCGATGAGACAAGGGGAATTAACGGTGACGGCTACGGTACTACATCAGGCTGGACGCAGTGTTACGACTCAATCGGAGGTTCGTGATGCATCGGGCACGTTGGGATGCATGGCTACGGCTACATTCCGTATAGCACGTCCGAGAACGTAA